From the genome of Anopheles merus strain MAF chromosome X, AmerM5.1, whole genome shotgun sequence, one region includes:
- the LOC121597106 gene encoding uncharacterized protein LOC121597106: protein MLVFGRQIRSRLDLLLPKNNIPNKPEIAVRQFREEKVGKLRYTIRLDDGRIWERHIDHIAGVGSNLRGRQLETSNEEELAESNEQPHSHPTTVTPATTRISSEDTGGTTTTTRMVPVADPLYTPSTVPIKSTNTNIVPNVRRSTRVSRPPNRLTF, encoded by the exons ATGCTGGTGTTTGGACGTCAAATTCGCTCGAGACTGGATCTTTTACTACCCAAAAACAATATACCAAACAAACCTGAGATTGCAGTGCGGCAGTTTCGGGAAG AAAAGGTCGGTAAACTTCGATATACTATACGATTGGACGATGGACGGATCTGGGAACGTCATATCGATCATATAGCTGGGGTCGGCAGTAACCTACGAGGAAGACAATTGGAAACATCAAACGAGGAGGAACTTGCGGAAAGCAACGAGCAACCACACTCCCACCCCACAACGGTTACCCCAGCTACGACCAGAATTTCATCTGAAGATACGGGcggtactactactacaactagAATGGTACCAGTAGCTGATCCTTTGTACACTCCGAGTACAGTGCCCATCAAATCAACCAATACCAATATAGTACCCAATGTTCGGCGCTCAACTCGTGTTAGTAGACCTCCCAACAGGTTAACGTTTTAG